The following coding sequences are from one Mustela lutreola isolate mMusLut2 chromosome 5, mMusLut2.pri, whole genome shotgun sequence window:
- the TRIM36 gene encoding E3 ubiquitin-protein ligase TRIM36 translates to MEGDGSDSLVTIKNIERELICPACKELFTHPLILPCQHSICHKCVKELLLTHDDSFNDVGSDNSNQSSPRLRLPSPSVDKIDRISRPGWKRGSLTPRTTTFPCPGCEHDVDLGERGISGLFRNFTLETIVERYRQAARAATAIMCDLCKPPPQESTKSCMDCSASYCNECFKIYHPWGTVKAQHEYVGPTTNFRPKILMCPEHETERINMYCELCRRPVCHLCKLGGNHSNHRVTTMSSAYKTLKEKLSKDIDYLIGKESQVKSQISELNLLMKETECNGERAKEEAVTHFEKLFEILEERKSSVLKAIDASKKLRLDKFQTQVEEYQGLLENNGLVGYAQEVLKETDQSCFVQTAKQLHLRIQKATESLKSFRPAAQTSFEDYVVNTSKQTELLGELSFFSSGIDVPEINEEQSKVYNNVLINWYHPEKDKADSYVLEYRKINRDEEMLSWNEIEVCGTSKVISDLESNCNYAFRVRAYKGSICSPCSRELILHTPPAPVFSFLFDEKCGYNNEHLLLNLKRDRVESRAGFNLLLAADRIQVGYYTSLDYIIGDIGITKGKHFWAFRVEPYSYLVKAGVASSDKLQEWLRSPRDAVSPRYEQDSGHDSGSEDACFDSSQPFTLVTIGMKKFFIPKSATSANEPENRVLPMPTSIGIFLDYDKGRVAFYDMDHMKCLYERQVDCSHTMYPAFALMGSGGVQLEEPITAKYLEYQEHM, encoded by the exons ATGGAAGGGGACGGTTCCGACTCGCTG GTTACTATTAAGAATATCGAAAGAGAGCTCATTTGCCCAGCATGCAAGGAGCTGTTCACCCACCCGCTGATTCTCCCTTGTCAACACAGTATCTGTCATAAGTGTGTAAAAGAACTCTTACTGACCCATGATGACTCATTCAATGACGTGGGATCGGACAACTCCAATCAGAGCAGTCCTCGACTTCGGCTCCCGTCCCCTAGCGTGGACAAAATTGACAGAATTAGCAGACCAG GCTGGAAGCGCGGTTCCCTGACCCCTAGGACAACGACTTTCCCTTGCCCTGGCTGTGAGCACGACGTGGATCTCGGAGAACGAGGAATCAGTGGTCTGTTTCGCAATTTCACTTTGGAAACTATCGTGGAGAGGTACCGGCAGGCAGCTAGGGCGGCCACGGCCATCATGTGTGACCTCTGTAAGCCACCACCCCAGGAGTCCACCAAGAGTTGCATGGACTGTAGCGCGAGCTACTGCAATGAGTGCTTCAAAATTTACCACCCGTGGGGTACAGTGAAAGCTCAGCACGAGTACGTGGGTCCAACTACCAACTTCAGGCCCAAG ATTTTAATGTGCCCAGAACACGAGACGGAGAGAATAAACATGTACTGTGAGTTGTGTCGGAGGCCGGTGTGTCATCTCTGTAAGTTGGGCGGTAATCATTCCAATCACCGGGTGACCACCATGAGCAGCGCCTACAAAACCTTAAAG GAAAAGCTTTCAAAGGATATTGATTATCTTATTGGCAAGGAGAGCCAGGTGAAGAGCCAAATTTCTGAACTAAACTTGTTAATGAAAGAAACAGAG TGTAATGGAGAGAGAGCCAAAGAAGAAGCAGTCACACATTTTGAAAAGCTCTTTGAAATTCTAGAAGAGAGGAAATCATCTGTTTTGAAAGCGATTGATGCATCTAAGAAACTAAGATTAGACAAATTTCAGACTCAAGTGGAGGAATACCAGGGACTTCTAGAGAACAATGGGCTTGTGGGATACGCCCAAGAAGTGCTTAAGGAGACGGATCAGTCCTGTTTTGTACAGACGGCCAAACAGCTCCACCTCAG AATACAGAAAGCCACGGAATCTCTGAAGAGCTTTAGACCCGCGGCTCAGACATCCTTTGAAGACTATGTTGTGAACACATCTAAACAAACAGAACTTCTTGGAGAATTGTCCTTTTTCTCTAGTG GCATAGACGTGCCAGAGATCAACGAGGAACAGAGCAAAGTGTATAACAATGTTCTGATCAACTGGTACCATCCCGAAAAGGATAAAGCGGATAGCTATGTCCTTGAGTATCGGAAGATTAATAGAGATGAAGAAATGCTGTCTTGGAACGAGATAGAAGTCTGTGGCACCAGCAAAGTGATCTCAGACCTGGAAAGCAATTGTAACTATGCTTTCAGAGTGAGAGCCTACAAGGGCTCCATCTGCAGTCCTTGCAGCAGGGAGCTGATCCTTCATACCCCGCCGGCTCCAG ttttcagtttcctctttgaTGAAAAATGTGGCTACAATAATGAACACCTCCTGCTGAACTTGAAGAGAGACCGCGTGGAGAGCCGAGCCGGGTTTAATCTCCTGCTTGCAGCAGATCGCATCCAAGTGGGTTATTACACGAGCCTGGACTACATCATTGGAGACATTGGAATTACCAAGGGGAAGCACTTCTGGGCCTTCCGTGTGGAGCCGTATTCCTACCTGGTCAAGGCGGGCGTCGCTTCCAGTGATAAACTGCAGGAGTGGCTCCGTTCTCCCCGGGATGCAGTTAGTCCAAG ATATGAGCAAGACAGCGGCCATGACAGCGGAAGTGAAGACGCCTGCTTTGACTCCTCACAGCCATTCACACTGGTCACCATTGGCATGAAGAAGTTTTTCATACCCAAGTCAGCCACTTCTGCCAACGAGCCTGAGAACAGAGTTCTCCCCATGCCCACGAGTATAGGGATTTTCCTTGACTACGACAAAGGCAGAGTGGCTTTCTATGACATGGATCACATGAAATGCCTTTACGAGCGCCAGGTGGACTGCTCGCACACCATGTACCCAGCATTTGCCTTAATGGGCAGTGGGGGAGTCCAGCTGGAGGAACCCATCACGGCAAAATACCTAGAATACCAAGAGCACATGTAG